The window ACGTTCTGTCTCTCATTGAATTAGCATAAGATTCCATCGCAATCTTAGCTGCATCAGATGTTCGCCCTTGTTCTTCAAGCGTGGTTATTTGCTCAAGTTGCGTTGCCGTTAAAAAGTGGAGAGACTTATCCAATTCCATAACAGCTTGAACCGGCTGATCTTTGAGTCGCTGAAATTGCTTGATAGTTTCATCGATAGATTGCCCTGTGGCCTTTTCCATTTTTGCCGCAACGCCAGCAACCATGCCTACCTGTGAGCCAGTGAACGAACCCGAACCAACGACTTGTGCCAGCGCATCAGCCATTTTGTACTGCGTGATACCGTCACCCGAAAGTGACCTTGCTAATTCATTAAGTTGGCCTTTGGTTTTAGCGGCATAGTTGCCCGTTAAAATAAGCTGTTTATTGTACTCGCTGAGCTCTTTAGACCCTTGATAAGCAGCAACACCAAATGCCGTTAATGCGCCGGCACCACCAAACATGGCCACTTTCCATGGTGTAATTAAAGATGTGATCGCTTTAAGTGAATTACCAAACCCACCAAAAGAGTCTTTAATTTGACCTCCCTGCTGAACTGCGACTAACCACGGCGGCATACCAGAAGCCAAAGAAGTGACAATATCGGTCATTTGCATCGGTAGCTGTCGCATTGCTTGCCGATACTGGCCAGAGCTAATCGTTACACCTTTTAACGCTACGTTTTGTTTTTCAAGTTTGCGAATGTAAACATCTGCTGAGCTTGAAACGCCAAGCTGTGCCGCTTGGATACGTAACATTTCAGTGCGAGACAAGTTCTGTTGAGTCACCTGTTCTTTTAGCTTGTTAATAAAACGCTGCTTGGCCTGCGTTTGCTCCTCTTCGGCTCTTGTGGTTGTTTTAATTATCCCACCGATTCGATTTTGAAGTGTCGCATACTCTTTACCAACTAGGAGCCCGTTTTGTAAGTCTCTGTTAAGACGCTGGCGTATTGCTTGGGCTTCTTCAAGTCCTTTGTTGTACTTTTGCAATGCATCCATTTGCGCATCATACTGTGCAACAAGTCCAGTATTTGATTCGGGACGCTTTCCTTTACGCATCTCTTCTTCAAAAATGCGCTTCACATCTCGATGGTTCTTTTCAACGGCGCGTGCTTCTGCTTCAAGCTCTGAAATTTTTTGTTGATGCGCCGCTGCGGACGCGTCACTAAACTGTTTGAGTTGGGATTGTCGCTTTCTCTGCCTTTCACTTTCCTTTGCTGCAATTCGGTCTAATGCATCTTGGCGCATTTTCGCAAATCGCTGGTCATCACGCTCCTGTTTTTCCAGCATACGCTGAACTCGACCAGGGGTTTCACGAACCTCCGTGTCATTGACTCCAATCTTAATCTCAAGATCCGCTATTTGGTTGCTCATATCGCACCCCTCCGACAATTCCCTCGCCGATTGTCTGCAGTGTTTCGTCTGACATTTCTGTATCACTCGCCTCTACATCGGTCAGTAACATAAAATCGATTAACTCAGTATCACCACCAAACATGGTCTGAAATACGGTTTTCTGTAATGCAGCAAATTCGGTATCAATAAGCTGAGGCGTGAACGGTACTTTGCTGAAATGGTCGGTCCAATCGCTATACTCGGTTGCACTGATTTCATCTAGCATTCGTCGCCAGTCAGGTCGCCCAAATTCACGCGCCAGTCGCAAAGCAAACACACGTTCACGCGCGACTACTTTTCCAGTGATTCAGGCTCCTGCGCTTCTTGCCCTTCTTTTTCACTAGGGTCGCTGTCATTGTTCATGCCGCTTAGTTTAGAGGCGGTATCAAATGCGGCTTTTAAGGCTGAATCACCCCAGTTATCGAGTATTTCCTGATAGATGGTTTCAATGTCGCGATTTCTATCAGTGTTCCAAATCGAGCGAGAGACAATCCATGTAAGTTGCTCAACGCCATGTCGATTTACTTTAGCTCCCAGCGCGTGACCTTTGAGGTTTTCAAGTTCACTCTCTTGATGGACTAATAATTCAAAATACTCAGCACGCTGCAGGGCAGTTAATTCAGAAAGAATGATAACTTCTTCACCAATTTTGATTTCTTTTTTCTTTAAAAACATATCGATACCTTTTCGTTAATAATAAAAAAGGCCGCTTAGCGACCTATTTATAATCCAGTGCAATTTGCAGTTTATTTTCTGCTTCTTGTTTATTGTGTAGCAAGTGAGCTTTTCTACCCCCTCTACCCCAATAATTCATTGTTCGACCACAATCACTAACTATTGCAGCCTCTTGGTTGTAAACATATGCAGCCATATTCGCTTCAGCCATAAAGCTAGCAACTGAAATTAACTCACCTGAAAAATATTTATCTAGGACGGTGTAAACACCAACTTT is drawn from Providencia huaxiensis and contains these coding sequences:
- a CDS encoding phage tail assembly protein T → MFALRLAREFGRPDWRRMLDEISATEYSDWTDHFSKVPFTPQLIDTEFAALQKTVFQTMFGGDTELIDFMLLTDVEASDTEMSDETLQTIGEGIVGGVRYEQPNSGS
- a CDS encoding phage minor tail protein domain-containing protein → MFLKKKEIKIGEEVIILSELTALQRAEYFELLVHQESELENLKGHALGAKVNRHGVEQLTWIVSRSIWNTDRNRDIETIYQEILDNWGDSALKAAFDTASKLSGMNNDSDPSEKEGQEAQEPESLEK